The proteins below come from a single Corynebacterium glyciniphilum AJ 3170 genomic window:
- a CDS encoding AMP-binding protein: MFDTKGLLRGARAAVSAGFFNGFQVKDGITTARSLIRYGASLSGLLEVAAARFPDRVALVDDDGELTYAELRDQAVLTAQALVANGVGADSKVGIMARNGRGFLIPLAAKGYVGFTVFLLNVGASRTQIASIVDDHDISFLFVDSEFDDRVPDESSAVSICHSWIGDGARKDIAFPSFRDLWATPATTDVTFGRRPRQGGVVLMSSGTSGTPKAVGHGEPHVPLGVLGPPVETCGLQAGCTLQMTASMFHVLGWGASCIALFAGCTIVTQRNFNAENVLHQLDRYRCDGLISSAVFLKDQLAVHESDPGSYDTSSLTFILNAGNAMSEDLVRGLQERYGYILGSGYGSTEGLLVSYSSPSDLREDPLTAGHPVWNGRLELLDTDSGREVGAGQVGVVHARNAMSMKGYLGTRDREDATRGLLSLGDKGVIDPETGRLRVLGRNNDMIIVGGENIWPTSVSDIIDRVDGVAESYCVGVEDDEKFQRVKAYVVTDGSADLSEDDIRTHVRENFMAPAIPRDVVLTDRPLPRNPIGKVVKRELEAFG; the protein is encoded by the coding sequence ATGTTCGACACCAAGGGGCTTCTCCGAGGTGCGCGGGCTGCAGTCTCTGCGGGATTTTTCAATGGATTTCAGGTCAAGGACGGTATTACGACGGCCAGGAGTCTCATCCGCTATGGAGCGTCCCTGTCAGGGCTGCTTGAGGTCGCAGCGGCACGATTTCCCGACCGGGTCGCACTCGTGGACGATGACGGTGAGCTCACCTACGCAGAACTACGTGACCAGGCTGTACTCACCGCACAGGCGCTTGTCGCCAACGGGGTCGGCGCTGACAGCAAGGTGGGAATCATGGCGCGCAACGGCAGGGGATTCCTCATTCCCCTGGCGGCCAAAGGGTACGTGGGTTTCACCGTCTTCCTGCTGAACGTGGGGGCCAGCAGGACGCAGATCGCCAGTATCGTCGACGACCACGACATCAGCTTCCTTTTCGTGGACTCAGAGTTCGACGACAGGGTTCCCGACGAGAGTTCAGCGGTCAGTATCTGCCATTCGTGGATCGGAGACGGTGCGCGGAAGGACATCGCTTTCCCCTCTTTCCGTGATTTGTGGGCCACGCCGGCGACGACTGACGTGACTTTCGGACGCCGTCCCCGTCAGGGAGGAGTTGTCCTGATGTCCTCAGGGACAAGCGGCACCCCGAAAGCGGTGGGACATGGTGAACCGCATGTGCCGCTGGGCGTTCTCGGTCCCCCCGTCGAGACCTGCGGGCTGCAGGCTGGATGCACCCTGCAGATGACTGCGAGCATGTTTCACGTCCTCGGGTGGGGTGCGTCGTGCATTGCGCTGTTCGCCGGTTGCACGATTGTGACGCAGCGAAACTTCAATGCGGAGAACGTGCTGCACCAGCTCGACCGGTACCGGTGTGACGGTCTGATCAGTTCCGCTGTGTTCCTCAAGGACCAGCTCGCGGTCCATGAGTCTGACCCCGGCAGCTACGACACCTCGTCACTCACGTTCATCCTCAACGCTGGTAACGCCATGAGCGAGGACCTGGTCCGTGGCCTGCAGGAGCGCTACGGGTACATCCTCGGTTCCGGTTACGGGTCCACCGAGGGGTTGCTCGTGTCCTATTCCAGTCCGTCGGATCTCAGGGAGGATCCGTTGACGGCCGGGCACCCTGTGTGGAACGGACGCCTGGAGCTGCTCGATACCGACAGTGGGAGAGAGGTCGGGGCAGGTCAGGTGGGTGTGGTGCACGCCCGCAACGCCATGTCGATGAAGGGCTATCTGGGTACCAGGGATCGCGAGGATGCGACCCGTGGACTGCTCAGCCTCGGTGACAAGGGCGTCATTGATCCGGAGACCGGCCGCCTGCGGGTGCTGGGGCGCAATAACGACATGATCATCGTCGGTGGAGAGAACATCTGGCCGACCTCTGTGTCCGACATCATTGACCGGGTAGACGGTGTCGCGGAGTCCTACTGTGTCGGGGTGGAAGACGACGAGAAGTTCCAGCGCGTTAAGGCCTATGTCGTCACTGACGGGTCCGCCGACCTGAGTGAGGACGACATCCGCACCCATGTGCGGGAGAACTTCATGGCTCCGGCGATTCCTCGGGACGTGGTGCTGACGGACCGGCCGTTGCCGCGTAACCCGATCGGTAAGGTCGTCAAGCGGGAGCTGGAGGCGTTTGGCTGA
- a CDS encoding IS3 family transposase (programmed frameshift) yields MPRKTYSEQFKLDAVELHHSSPELTITALAAELGINRNTLKTWIRTYTPDTHTGASPASIPDAQQAKRIAELKTTLARVQQERDILRRATQYFAGRDDLVSRFQFIDDTRTEFPVKRLCQVLGINRSSYYKYQATRPRRTARLIEDALLAARVITVFTAAGGCYGARRVTVELNDTAAGGGAAAAPVNRKRVARLMAAHRLAGLTTKRCVTTTVAEKSRRVFADLVHRDFTAEAPNQLYVGDITYLPIADGSNMYLATVIDCFSRQLVGFAIADHMRTSPVQEAISQAAGRRGNCGGLGGAVFHSDHGSVYTSGAFQKTCRDLKITQSMGTAGSSADNALAESFNAALKREVLRGRRNFATQLVCRREVFAWCVRYNTVRRHSWCGYLTPQGFEEARAV; encoded by the exons ATGCCCCGCAAGACCTACTCCGAGCAGTTCAAACTAGACGCCGTCGAGCTTCACCACAGCTCACCGGAGCTGACGATCACAGCCCTCGCCGCCGAGCTGGGAATCAACCGCAACACCCTGAAAACCTGGATCAGGACCTACACCCCCGACACCCACACAGGCGCCAGCCCCGCGAGTATCCCGGATGCCCAGCAGGCCAAGCGCATCGCCGAGCTGAAGACAACACTGGCCCGCGTGCAACAGGAACGAGACATCCTACGCCGGGCAACACAGTATTTCGCGG GGAGAGATGACCTGGTGAGCCGCTTCCAGTTCATTGACGACACCCGCACCGAGTTCCCGGTCAAGCGGCTCTGCCAGGTGTTGGGGATCAACCGTTCCTCGTACTACAAGTACCAGGCCACCCGCCCCCGGCGCACTGCCCGGCTGATCGAGGATGCGCTGCTGGCAGCACGGGTCATCACCGTGTTCACCGCAGCTGGGGGATGCTACGGCGCCCGGCGGGTCACCGTCGAACTCAACGACACCGCCGCCGGTGGTGGTGCCGCTGCCGCCCCGGTGAATCGTAAACGCGTCGCCAGGCTCATGGCCGCTCACCGGCTGGCAGGGCTCACCACCAAACGCTGTGTCACAACCACCGTCGCCGAGAAGTCCCGACGAGTGTTCGCTGATCTGGTCCACCGTGATTTCACCGCAGAAGCCCCCAATCAGCTCTACGTCGGGGATATCACCTACCTGCCGATCGCCGATGGGTCGAACATGTACCTGGCCACGGTGATTGACTGCTTCTCGAGGCAGTTGGTCGGATTCGCCATCGCCGATCACATGCGCACGTCCCCGGTTCAGGAAGCGATCAGTCAGGCTGCCGGGCGCCGGGGTAACTGCGGTGGTCTGGGCGGGGCGGTGTTCCACAGCGACCACGGGTCGGTCTACACCAGCGGGGCGTTCCAGAAAACCTGTCGGGACCTGAAAATCACCCAGTCGATGGGCACGGCCGGCTCGAGTGCCGACAACGCGTTGGCGGAGTCCTTCAACGCCGCGCTCAAGCGCGAGGTCCTGCGGGGTCGTAGGAACTTCGCCACCCAGCTGGTGTGCCGTCGGGAGGTCTTCGCCTGGTGTGTTCGCTACAACACCGTGCGGCGGCATTCCTGGTGCGGGTATCTCACTCCGCAGGGGTTTGAGGAGGCCAGGGCTGTGTAG
- a CDS encoding Asp23/Gls24 family envelope stress response protein, with the protein MTTAQHPERYRPEPSGRFAADLSLSDNTTSVDPGDEPRAPQPKASPLARGWTIVLGLVLLGVTAVIIRDVLILNDSVSGRQLLPPVFAWFATVQNESWMLWAGIGCALVAAFFLLVSVRPRRRTHMAFGDGSELYARPVDVARLSTATARRVPGVLSAHTVATRKKISVKVVTAVTPESTETIRARVSTHVSELSALLDPAPNVQVTVTPGGEGR; encoded by the coding sequence ATGACAACAGCACAGCATCCGGAGCGTTACCGCCCCGAACCGTCAGGCAGGTTCGCCGCCGATCTGAGTCTGTCCGACAACACGACGTCCGTGGATCCCGGAGACGAGCCACGGGCTCCTCAGCCGAAAGCCTCTCCCCTGGCACGCGGGTGGACGATTGTCCTGGGCCTGGTACTGCTCGGCGTCACGGCGGTCATCATTCGAGACGTACTCATCCTCAACGACTCCGTGTCGGGGCGCCAGCTGCTCCCACCGGTATTCGCCTGGTTCGCCACGGTCCAGAATGAATCCTGGATGCTGTGGGCCGGTATCGGATGTGCCCTTGTCGCCGCGTTCTTCCTCCTTGTGTCTGTGCGGCCTCGCCGGCGCACCCACATGGCTTTCGGCGACGGATCAGAACTCTATGCACGCCCGGTCGATGTTGCACGTCTCTCGACGGCCACCGCCCGGCGTGTCCCCGGCGTGCTCTCAGCCCACACCGTGGCGACACGGAAGAAGATCTCGGTCAAGGTCGTCACGGCGGTCACGCCGGAATCCACCGAGACGATACGTGCACGCGTGTCCACCCACGTCTCAGAACTCTCCGCACTCCTTGACCCCGCCCCGAATGTCCAGGTGACGGTTACCCCGGGAGGTGAAGGACGATGA
- a CDS encoding GDSL-type esterase/lipase family protein, whose translation MSIRARAHSLLVTITAAATATIAVTGGAVAVAPAAAAAPSGNIVTFGDSFTANPDQLRNTLRMVPAMTDGYPQTGGCLQAPNNWPRQLGARTGAPLADWSCAGNTSRSMLGRIDRAIAAGDVHRGTRSVVLAAGMNNYGGFGVLDGVNILDPGAVRNAYLSDMRAAASKIRAVAPGAKIVVSGALPTVDRDSMVFCALNVVPNLPAGVPVPVLRDVENWNRANQRDAARQIGGHYVEMIDGARGHDTCAPDRQRYVAGVIDTTTPNYNMIFHPSYAGSQFMASQLAREA comes from the coding sequence ATGAGTATCCGAGCACGAGCACACAGCTTGCTTGTCACCATCACTGCCGCTGCCACAGCAACTATTGCGGTTACAGGTGGGGCAGTGGCGGTAGCGCCTGCTGCTGCGGCGGCGCCGAGTGGCAACATCGTCACCTTCGGTGACTCTTTCACGGCGAATCCCGATCAGCTTCGAAACACTTTGCGCATGGTGCCGGCCATGACGGACGGTTACCCGCAGACCGGTGGATGTCTGCAGGCTCCGAACAACTGGCCGCGTCAACTGGGCGCACGTACTGGTGCGCCGTTGGCGGACTGGTCGTGTGCGGGCAATACGTCACGGTCCATGCTGGGGCGAATCGACCGGGCGATTGCTGCCGGTGATGTGCACCGGGGTACCCGCAGTGTGGTCTTGGCAGCCGGGATGAACAACTACGGTGGCTTCGGTGTGCTCGATGGGGTGAACATTCTTGATCCGGGCGCTGTGCGCAACGCGTACCTGTCGGATATGCGTGCGGCAGCGTCGAAGATCCGGGCGGTGGCTCCGGGAGCGAAGATTGTCGTGTCTGGGGCGCTTCCCACGGTTGACCGTGACTCGATGGTCTTCTGTGCGCTCAATGTCGTACCGAATCTGCCGGCGGGTGTGCCTGTGCCGGTGTTGCGGGATGTGGAGAACTGGAACCGGGCTAATCAGCGCGACGCTGCCCGCCAGATCGGTGGGCACTATGTGGAGATGATCGACGGGGCGCGGGGCCATGACACGTGTGCGCCTGATCGGCAGCGGTATGTCGCTGGTGTGATCGATACCACGACCCCGAACTACAACATGATTTTCCATCCCTCCTATGCGGGATCGCAATTCATGGCTTCACAGCTCGCACGCGAGGCGTAG
- a CDS encoding lipopolysaccharide assembly protein LapA domain-containing protein, with product MSKTSSATQATTRQRSSVGLVVTTVIVVIVSIALIILIGQNTDQVDIGFLGWEFAFPLSVGLVVATIGGAIFAFALSGLIAIRRKKH from the coding sequence ATGTCGAAGACTAGTAGCGCCACCCAGGCCACGACACGGCAACGCTCGTCTGTCGGACTTGTAGTCACTACAGTAATCGTCGTCATCGTGTCCATCGCCCTGATCATCCTCATCGGGCAAAACACCGATCAGGTCGACATCGGCTTCCTCGGCTGGGAGTTCGCCTTTCCCTTGTCCGTAGGACTCGTCGTAGCCACGATCGGTGGAGCTATCTTCGCTTTCGCACTATCCGGTCTCATCGCCATCCGGCGCAAGAAGCACTAG
- a CDS encoding TauD/TfdA family dioxygenase, giving the protein MTTTQTDTLFKTVSDFRARREAGHGPAFTFLTGAPIDDELPATPTGPQDFPETPVTDQTLETIVSALGQPCGYADEQDGRLFHNIRPVQGEESRAENTGSVKFEFHTENVHHPFRPDYLILIGLRVDHDRQARTRVAEASHAVDLLTPEDLEILQQPKFISGFPSSFTRGDGVARNTHPHQVLRRTADRWYLRFNSHTTKGIDDDAQRAAENLITALESVSEDIELTPGDVVVVDNHCAAHGRTPFNPRYDGADRWLKRSFGISGAPAWARWDNETVFPRCSELIDSL; this is encoded by the coding sequence ATGACCACCACACAGACCGACACGTTGTTCAAGACAGTCTCGGATTTCCGAGCCCGCCGGGAAGCTGGGCACGGCCCAGCCTTCACCTTCCTCACGGGAGCACCAATCGACGACGAGCTGCCAGCGACTCCCACCGGACCACAGGATTTTCCGGAGACCCCGGTAACCGATCAGACCTTGGAAACCATCGTTTCTGCCCTCGGTCAGCCCTGCGGGTACGCCGATGAACAAGACGGTCGTCTTTTCCACAACATACGACCGGTGCAGGGCGAGGAATCTCGTGCTGAGAACACGGGCTCGGTGAAGTTCGAGTTTCACACCGAGAACGTCCACCACCCGTTTCGCCCCGACTACCTCATCCTGATTGGACTGCGGGTCGACCACGACCGTCAGGCACGGACCCGTGTCGCCGAAGCATCCCACGCTGTCGACCTGCTCACCCCAGAGGACCTGGAGATCCTGCAGCAACCGAAGTTCATTAGCGGGTTTCCGAGTTCCTTCACCCGCGGCGACGGGGTTGCAAGAAACACCCATCCGCACCAGGTACTGCGACGCACCGCCGATCGGTGGTACCTGCGATTCAACTCCCACACCACGAAGGGCATCGACGACGACGCTCAGCGGGCAGCTGAAAACCTCATCACAGCGCTTGAGTCGGTATCCGAGGACATCGAACTCACCCCCGGCGACGTCGTCGTGGTCGACAACCACTGTGCCGCTCATGGTCGGACACCTTTCAACCCTCGCTATGACGGTGCCGACCGGTGGCTCAAACGCAGCTTCGGCATTTCGGGAGCCCCGGCGTGGGCACGCTGGGACAACGAGACGGTATTTCCCCGCTGCAGCGAACTGATCGACAGTCTCTAG
- a CDS encoding CsbD family protein, with the protein MGLDDKIKNAAEDATGKAKEAAGDVTDNDKLKGEGKVDQAKSSVKDAAENAKDKISEGINKITGN; encoded by the coding sequence ATGGGTCTCGATGACAAGATTAAGAACGCTGCCGAAGATGCCACCGGAAAGGCCAAGGAGGCCGCCGGCGATGTGACCGACAACGACAAGCTCAAGGGTGAAGGCAAGGTCGACCAGGCCAAGTCCAGCGTCAAGGACGCCGCCGAGAACGCCAAGGACAAGATTTCCGAGGGCATCAACAAGATCACCGGAAACTAA
- a CDS encoding Asp23/Gls24 family envelope stress response protein: MSNNDSTSNANAANTPAVRDDNAADSELFTDQGRTSVADVVVSKIAGMAAREVSGVHDLGGGASRAIGALRERIPGGRVNVQQGISVEVGERQAAVDISIVAEYGVAIHELAEAIRRNIILSVEEMTGLEVTEVNVVVHDVHLPEDDDDDDDNDEPQQSARVQ, translated from the coding sequence ATGTCAAACAACGACTCCACATCCAACGCCAATGCCGCGAACACTCCGGCTGTCCGGGACGACAATGCTGCCGACTCTGAGCTGTTCACCGACCAGGGGCGGACATCGGTGGCTGACGTTGTTGTGTCGAAGATCGCTGGCATGGCCGCCCGCGAGGTCTCCGGTGTCCATGACCTTGGTGGCGGTGCTTCCCGGGCCATCGGCGCTCTGCGCGAGCGCATTCCCGGCGGCCGGGTGAACGTTCAGCAGGGCATCTCGGTAGAGGTCGGTGAGCGTCAGGCTGCTGTCGATATTTCCATCGTCGCCGAGTACGGCGTGGCGATCCACGAGCTGGCCGAGGCCATCCGCCGCAATATCATCCTATCCGTCGAGGAGATGACCGGCCTAGAGGTCACAGAGGTCAACGTCGTTGTGCACGACGTCCATCTTCCCGAGGACGACGATGACGACGATGATAACGATGAACCCCAGCAGTCTGCCCGCGTCCAGTAG
- a CDS encoding Asp23/Gls24 family envelope stress response protein yields MSPSPSDTTAAAESTALLAGSGTAEDLPRSESYRLQREHTSIDLKVLEKIATRAALSVPGVIRHSSGIGQFTGRRLPRVTVQVDPGGSAAVADVQIATSWPAPTVAVAQVTREAVGEWIEHSTGVPVLAVNVDVAAVVPGSDETVTVTDLAAAPRTPEYTRVSAAPLQTSSPTVSRQISEVSVPAAPEPHTPIRPQAATSVQLAPITAGRPVPARHVSAPIPRPVQHPAMPVAIRATTVRLLPPPEVKHPETPPATPVMHPRPPHTADQPRLLEPVIADHVTVTVPPLPRGLRILYDVPTPRGPLLRDIPTPRGLPTRTVPTPQGVGVTIFPTVRRHRRIPVTVDTSRRWRSTDTGDDRKHSGDHDRSPR; encoded by the coding sequence GTGTCCCCGTCCCCGTCCGACACCACCGCGGCCGCTGAAAGTACCGCACTCCTCGCCGGCAGCGGCACTGCCGAAGATCTTCCCCGCAGCGAGTCCTACCGACTGCAGCGGGAACACACCTCCATTGACCTGAAGGTCCTGGAGAAAATCGCCACCCGGGCCGCGCTCTCCGTGCCCGGTGTCATTCGCCATTCCTCCGGTATCGGCCAGTTCACTGGCCGTCGGTTGCCCCGGGTGACCGTACAGGTGGACCCCGGCGGTAGTGCAGCTGTAGCAGACGTCCAGATCGCCACGTCGTGGCCAGCCCCCACCGTTGCCGTCGCCCAGGTCACCAGGGAAGCCGTCGGAGAGTGGATCGAGCACTCGACCGGCGTACCGGTACTGGCAGTCAACGTCGATGTCGCAGCCGTCGTCCCGGGGTCCGACGAGACAGTCACCGTCACCGATCTGGCTGCAGCCCCCCGGACGCCGGAGTACACACGCGTCTCTGCGGCACCCCTGCAGACGTCCTCCCCGACCGTTAGCCGTCAGATCTCCGAGGTCTCCGTACCTGCTGCCCCCGAACCGCATACGCCGATCCGCCCCCAGGCCGCGACGTCGGTCCAGCTCGCGCCGATCACCGCAGGTCGGCCGGTACCCGCACGGCACGTCTCTGCTCCCATACCCCGGCCGGTGCAGCATCCGGCGATGCCGGTAGCAATCCGTGCAACGACGGTCCGGCTCCTGCCACCGCCCGAGGTGAAGCACCCGGAGACTCCGCCGGCCACACCGGTCATGCACCCGCGTCCACCACACACCGCGGATCAGCCGCGCCTTCTGGAGCCGGTTATCGCCGATCACGTGACGGTCACAGTTCCACCCCTACCGCGGGGGCTCCGTATCCTCTACGACGTGCCTACGCCCCGCGGTCCGCTACTACGCGACATCCCGACCCCGCGCGGACTGCCGACCCGGACCGTCCCCACCCCCCAGGGAGTCGGTGTGACTATTTTCCCGACCGTCCGGCGCCATCGCCGGATTCCGGTAACCGTCGACACCTCCCGTCGCTGGCGTTCCACCGACACCGGCGATGACAGGAAGCACAGCGGCGATCATGACAGGAGTCCGCGATGA
- a CDS encoding TSUP family transporter — MSATVISILLIGSLAAGWVDAVVGGGGLILIPLVMILNPGMSNAQALGINKVAAIFGTASSAAILVRKVPSATRALRYAPLALVGSAVGALIASSVDKQIMRPVIIVLLIAVGLIILFRPSFGQGGASSATNRASSRTLLGLIALVAAISVYDGTFGPGTGLFLILSFTGLLGGDFITSAAWAKVINVFTNLGALVTFAIQGEVLWLLGLGLAVTNVIGAQIGARMVIGRGSGFVRIVILVVVVAMSAKLAYDQFLGTGG; from the coding sequence TTGTCTGCCACAGTCATCTCTATCCTGCTCATTGGGTCCCTCGCTGCTGGCTGGGTCGACGCAGTCGTCGGCGGCGGCGGATTGATTCTGATCCCCCTGGTAATGATCCTCAATCCGGGTATGTCCAATGCGCAGGCTCTCGGGATCAACAAGGTCGCAGCAATCTTCGGCACAGCAAGCTCCGCTGCGATCCTGGTCAGGAAAGTGCCGTCTGCAACCAGGGCGCTGCGTTATGCGCCTCTGGCGCTCGTGGGTTCTGCTGTCGGTGCTCTGATCGCCTCGTCTGTCGACAAGCAGATCATGCGTCCGGTCATCATCGTGCTTCTGATTGCTGTCGGCCTGATTATCCTATTCCGCCCTTCCTTCGGTCAGGGGGGAGCATCATCAGCGACGAACCGTGCCAGCTCGAGAACGCTACTGGGCCTGATCGCCCTCGTTGCCGCGATCAGTGTCTACGACGGGACCTTCGGTCCTGGCACGGGGCTGTTCCTCATCCTGAGCTTCACCGGCCTTCTGGGTGGCGACTTCATCACCAGTGCCGCCTGGGCAAAGGTGATCAACGTTTTCACCAATCTCGGCGCTCTCGTCACCTTCGCGATACAGGGTGAAGTGTTGTGGCTGTTGGGCCTGGGGTTGGCCGTCACCAACGTCATAGGCGCGCAGATCGGTGCACGCATGGTGATCGGTCGGGGTTCCGGGTTCGTGCGCATCGTCATTCTCGTGGTGGTCGTGGCGATGTCGGCGAAGCTGGCCTACGACCAGTTCCTCGGCACCGGCGGATGA
- a CDS encoding GlsB/YeaQ/YmgE family stress response membrane protein: MDSNTVILAAESAPPLGFIGWIIVGGLAGWIGSKIMKTDASMGIILNIVVGVIGGFLGGWLLTLFGVDVAGGGIIFSFITCLIGAVILLWIVGLVTRRK; encoded by the coding sequence GTGGATTCGAACACTGTAATCCTCGCTGCCGAGTCCGCCCCACCACTGGGGTTCATCGGCTGGATCATCGTCGGCGGCCTCGCCGGCTGGATCGGTTCAAAGATCATGAAGACCGATGCCTCGATGGGCATCATCCTCAACATCGTCGTTGGCGTGATCGGCGGCTTCCTTGGAGGCTGGCTGCTCACGCTGTTCGGCGTGGATGTTGCCGGTGGCGGCATCATCTTCAGCTTCATCACCTGCCTCATCGGCGCGGTAATCCTACTGTGGATCGTCGGGCTCGTAACCCGACGGAAATAG